In Ischnura elegans chromosome 9, ioIscEleg1.1, whole genome shotgun sequence, the following proteins share a genomic window:
- the LOC124165289 gene encoding cuticle protein 21-like, whose translation MFPRQVHQINGNQWEKRIRNMSIKFVLAVAVMAVAAEAALLGPGIPRPHHYAAGGYGGGYAAGLAAPYADYDPNPQYTYSYSVADAYTGDTKDQTESRNGDVVHGSYSVVEPDGNRRTVEYTADPVAGFNAVVHNTHKVAVSSAGAIAAGPAAVHAAPLAYRPAPVAAAYAAPVAPAYAAPIVAKPYVAAPIRPYAAAPIRPYAAAAIRPYAAAPYAAAPYAARPYVAPAYAGAHHGNAFATTHFSSPHAAYSH comes from the exons ATGTTTCCAAGGCAGGTACATCAGATCAACGGGAACCAGTGGGAAAAGAGGATCAGGAACATGTCTATCAAG TTTGTGCTCGCCGTTGCCGTGATGGCTGTCGCCGCAGAGGCCGCCCTGCTCGGCCCCGGAATCCCACGGCCCCACCACTACGCCGCCGGAGGATACGGCGGAGGCTACGCCGCCGGCCTGGCCGCCCCCTACGCCGACTACGACCCCAACCCGCAGTACACCTACTCCTACAGCGTGGCCGACGCCTACACCGGCGACACCAAGGACCAGACCGAGAGCCGCAACGGGGACGTCGTCCACGGCAGCTACAGCGTGGTCGAACCCGACGGCAACCGAAGAAccgtcgagtacaccgccgatcCCGTCGCGGGCTTCAACGCGGTCGTCCACAACACCCACAAGGTTGCCGTCAGCTCCGCTGGAGCCATCGCCGCTGGTCCCGCCGCCGTTCACGCCGCACCCCTGGCATACCGTCCCGCACCCGTTGCGGCCGCCTACGCTGCACCCGTCGCACCGGCCTACGCCGCACCCATCGTGGCGAAGCCTTACGTCGCAGCGCCCATCAGGCCGTACGCCGCCGCGCCGATCAGGCCGTATGCCGCCGCAGCAATCAGGCCTTACGCTGCCGCTCCCTACGCTGCCGCTCCCTACGCCGCCAGGCCGTACGTCGCTCCCGCCTACGCCGGTGCTCACCACGGCAACGCTTTTGCCACGACCCATTTCTCCTCCCCTCACGCTGCCTACTCCCACTAG